One stretch of Kocuria turfanensis DNA includes these proteins:
- a CDS encoding SRPBCC family protein — protein sequence MPKLTRWNLGPREQVLDVHAVVDIAVSRSKVWSLIKPAESAVLLDPNTVRAFHVPGTPVGIGEMQGFISRRDGREHVSIIEVLDEVSGEYAVTRNMGGDDDAYRMSYFLASTPTGTRLEIRVTFTVTAEQMEYTNGYIVAHRRYAENFAQRAKLIAESRWHGSP from the coding sequence ATGCCCAAACTGACCAGATGGAATCTCGGCCCTCGCGAGCAGGTGCTGGATGTGCACGCCGTCGTGGACATCGCGGTTTCCCGCAGCAAGGTATGGAGCCTAATAAAGCCAGCAGAGAGTGCCGTACTCCTCGACCCCAATACCGTTCGAGCATTTCACGTACCCGGCACGCCAGTAGGTATTGGGGAAATGCAAGGGTTTATCTCGCGCCGGGACGGGCGTGAACATGTGAGCATAATTGAAGTCCTGGACGAGGTAAGTGGTGAGTATGCCGTAACCCGTAATATGGGTGGCGATGACGACGCCTACAGGATGAGCTATTTCCTGGCTTCAACACCCACCGGAACCAGGCTAGAAATCCGCGTCACCTTCACAGTGACCGCAGAGCAAATGGAGTACACAAATGGTTACATAGTGGCACACCGACGGTATGCTGAAAATTTCGCGCAACGAGCGAAGTTGATTGCGGAAAGCCGCTGGCACGGCTCGCCGTAA
- a CDS encoding HNH endonuclease, whose protein sequence is MNVGDHGTMAISDKTRRILWARSGNRCALCRRRLVEDRTELSSESVVGEEAHIVARSPGGPRYEPLPGNGKDELDNLLLLCRVHHKQVDDQIEEFPAGKLRKIKGAHERWVADTLDAALEASDPEATPIPALHSGADIWSVVAGAEAYDFHGLEEPDAPKNLVDASDGFLQEAHDWGEISDDVKLQGFGSIREAKRSLSTRLDELRALGLRVFGAQNTRAVTHSGVKVQLCVATIAIAQEGDSRIHIEEPPDEVF, encoded by the coding sequence ATGAACGTGGGCGATCATGGAACCATGGCTATCAGCGATAAGACTCGCCGAATTCTATGGGCACGGTCCGGCAACCGATGCGCACTGTGTCGAAGGCGTTTAGTCGAAGACAGAACCGAGCTCAGCTCCGAATCAGTGGTGGGCGAAGAGGCCCACATCGTAGCGAGATCGCCAGGCGGGCCCCGGTACGAACCCTTGCCGGGGAACGGCAAAGACGAGCTCGACAACCTCCTCCTCCTGTGCCGCGTGCACCACAAACAAGTCGACGATCAGATCGAGGAATTTCCCGCGGGGAAACTGCGCAAAATCAAGGGGGCGCACGAGCGCTGGGTGGCGGACACGCTGGATGCTGCTCTTGAAGCGTCCGATCCTGAGGCTACCCCTATCCCTGCTCTGCACAGTGGGGCAGATATTTGGTCCGTGGTCGCTGGCGCTGAAGCCTATGACTTTCACGGTCTTGAAGAGCCGGATGCGCCAAAAAATCTGGTGGATGCATCAGACGGCTTCCTGCAAGAGGCACACGACTGGGGGGAGATCAGCGATGACGTGAAACTTCAAGGATTCGGATCCATCCGAGAGGCAAAACGGTCTTTAAGCACCCGTCTTGATGAGTTGCGCGCACTTGGACTACGAGTTTTTGGTGCCCAGAATACGCGAGCCGTGACGCATTCTGGAGTAAAAGTCCAGTTATGTGTTGCCACTATAGCCATCGCTCAAGAAGGCGATTCCCGAATCCATATAGAAGAACCGCCCGATGAAGTCTTTTAG